The Gemmatimonadota bacterium region CTGAAGGCCGTCACGGAGAGCGAAGCGAAGGTCATCCCGGGGGCTGCGGCGACTGGCGTCAGCTGATTCGTGACGCCGCCGTCGCCCAAGGCACCACTGCCCCCCTGACCCCAGCACCAGGCGGCACCCGATGCCTCCAGCGCACAGGCCGCCCCACCCCAGCCGAGGAACATCCGCGTAAAGGTCTTGCCGCCGCTCACCGCCACCGGGGCGAACTGGTCCGTGTTCCCACCGTTGCCGATCGCGCCCTGCACGCCCCGGCCCCAACACCACGGGGCGCCAGCGGCGGTGAGGGCGCAGGTGAAGAAGTTGCCGACGTACACCTTCGCGAACGAGAAGCCGCCCAGCACGGGCAGCGGCGTGGGTTGCGAGGCCGTCACCACGTTGCGCCCGAGTTGCCCGTTCTGCCCCTCTCCGGCACAGTAGACGATGGTCCCGGTGCCCTGGAACAACTGACAGGTGTGGTACGACTCGGCGCCGAAGGTGTCCATGGTGAGCGTGACGGGTGGCACGGTGATGGTGACCTGCGCGCTGCCGCTCTTCGTTTCGCTCGTGGCAGTGATGGTGACGGGTCCTCCGGCCGTTACCCCGGTGACGACGCCGGACTGCGACACCGTCGCCACGGACGCATCGCTGGTGGACCAGACGACCGCGCGCCCCGTGAGCGGGACATTCGCCGCGTCGCGCAGGGTGACGGTGAAGGTGGTCGTCGCGCCCGTCGCGATCGAGGCAGCGCCGCCGGAGATCGCGACCGAGTTGACCGGGGCGGGTGCCGGCGTGGAGACGGTCACCTGGGCGGTGCCGCTCTTCCCCTCGCTGGTGGCCGTGATCGTGATCGGCCCACCAGGGGCGATCGCCGTCACGACGCCGCTGCCGGTGACGGTGGCCACGGTCGCGTCGCTGGTCTGCCAGGTGATGGTGCGATCCGTCAGCACCGCGTTGGAGACGTCGCGGAGCGCGGGCGTCAACGTCTGCGTCCCGCCAACCGCGAGCGTTGTGGTTGCTGGCGTCAGCGTAACCGTCGAGACCGACGGCGGCGGTGGGGGCGGGGTGATCGGGTTGGAGGCGGGGCTGCTGCAGCCGGCGAGGATCGCGGCAAGGAGGACGGCTGAGGTGAAGCGCATCGGGCAGGTCCTGGAGAGGGGTCTGCCTGGACATGCGCCGAACGCCCCACGAATCAGCTCATCGAGCCGCGACCCCCCTCACTGGCTCGTCTTCAACGAATCCGGCAGCCGGAACCGGATCGGCACCTGAATCGGCGCGACCACCGCCGTGTCGTTGCGGGTCGCAGGGTGGAACTTGAGCCCGGGTGCGGCCGCCATCGCGGCGGCGTCGAACTCCGGGTGCCCGCTGGAGGTGGCAATCCGGGTCGAATCGCGGATCACCGATCCGGAGGAATCGACCACGAGATAGAGGAGGACTTCCCCCTCGACCTTCTTGGTGAAGAGCTCGGGAGGGTAGGGAATCTCGGGGCCGCCGGCGACCGGACGAGCCGCCCGAAGCGCCGCCGCGGGAGGCTCGCCCCCACACCCGGCGATCCCGAGGAGGAGGGCCGAGGCGAGGGCGGCAAGCGATGGACGCATGGGCAACATCCCGGAAATGTAAGCGATCATGAAATGCGGCAATTCACCCTACCCGCTGACGATGACGAGCCACCTTGGCCCGGTTGCCACACCCCTGCATATCGCACCAACGGCGCGACCGGTTTCGCGAGGCGTCCACGAAGAGGCGGCCGCAGCCATCACAACACTTCAGCCTGGCCAGATTCGGGCCGGTCAAGAGCAGCGCCGCGGACCACGCGACTGGCCAAAGCGCCCGCGCCAGATCCTCAGCGGGACCGATCCACCCCCAGCCATATCCTCGGACCGCTGGCAACACGCCGCGGTGATTCTGCCCCTGCGAAAGGATGCGGTTGAGTCGCCCAAGGTCGCGATCGGCTGCTCCCTCACCCAACGCCTCCGCCCGAAGCAGGCGGTGGATGACGACCCGAAACCTGGCCACAGCCCGCCCCGCCGCCGGGTTATCCACCCCCTCAGGGAGGTCGGTGCCGTTGGCAAAGTCGACGCAGAGCACACCGCCGATGTCTTGCTGGGATTGGGGCATGTAACCAACATAACATCTAATGGTGGTTACAGCGAGAGGATGATGGATGATGGATCATGGATGATGGATGGGGCCAATCATCCATCATCTATCATCCATCATCCCGCTTTTCAGGCGGGCCAACTCCTGCAACGCCTCCATCGGCGTCATCTGGTTCGGGTCGAGGGCGCGGAGGCGCTCGGCCAGTTCGGCGGCGCGGCGCTGGGCATCGCTCGGCGGGGGGGTGCGTAGGGGCGAAGCATGCTGCGCCCCTACGGCTTCGCGCTGCGCCCGTACCGATGGCCCCGTCGCCCGATGCTCGCCCGACGACGAAATCCCCGCCTGCAGGAGGTCGAAGAGCGAGGGCTGGGTCGGGTCGGGGTTGGCCGGTGGTGGCCCTTCGACGACGCGGTGGTCGGCCTCGAGGATGACGAGCACTTCCTTGGCGCGGCCGACCACACCGCTCGGGAGTCCGGCGAGTTGGGCCACGTGGATGCCGTAGGAGCGGTCGGTCCCCCCCGCCTCGAGGCGGTGGAGGAAGACGATCCCGTCGCCCGACTCCCGGACCGCCACGTTGCAGTTCCGGGCGTGGGCGAGCTGCTCCGGGAGCTGCATCAGTTCGTGGTAGTGGGTGGCGAACATCGTGCGGCAGCCGATCCGGTCGTGCAGATACTCGGTGACCGCCCAGGCGATCGCGACGCCGTCGTAGGTCGAGGTCCCCCGGCCGATCTCGTCGAGGAGGACCAGGGAGCGGGCGGTGGCGTTGTGGAGGATCGCCGAGGTTTCGGACATCTCGACCATGAAGGTCGACTGGCCGCGGGCCAAGTTGTCGGAGGCGCCCACCCGGGTGAAGAGGCGGTCGACCACCCCGATCCACGCCTCGCGGCAGGGGACAAAGCTCCCCATCTGGGCCAGGACGACGTTGAGTCCGATCTGGCGCAGGATGGTGCTCTTGCCCGCCATGTTCGGGCCGGTGACCAGGTGGACCCGCTCGACCTCGTCGAAGTGGACATCGTTCGGGACGAATCGTTCCCGCGGCATCATCCGCTCGATCACCGGATGGCGCGACCCTCTCAGGGTCAACCCGTAGCCGTCGTGCACCACCGGCCGGACATAGCGCTCGTTGACGGCGGTGTCGGCCAGCGAGGCAAGCACGTCGAGCCGCGCCAGCAGGCGTGCCGTGCCCTGCACGCGGGTGATCGCCCGGCCGACCAGGTCGCGCAGCGCCCCGAAGAGCGTCGCCTCGCGCTCACCGATCCGCTCCTCGGCGCCGAGGACCTTCGCCTCGTAGTCCTTCAACTCGGGGGTGACGTAGCGCTCGGCATTCGACAACGTCTGCCGCCGCTCGTAATCCTCGGGCACCGCGCTGGTGTTGGCGTGGGTCACCTCGAGGAAGTAGCCGAAGACCTTGTTGAAGCCGACCTTGAGCGAGGAGATCCCGGTGCGCTCGCGCTCGCGCTGCTGGATCGAGGCGAGCGCCTGCTTGCCGTTGTCGCGCAGGTCGCGCAGCTCGTCGAGTTCGGCGTCGTACCCCTGGGCGATCACGCCGCCATCGGCCAGCGTCACCGGTGGCCGCTCGACCAAACCGCGCGCCAGCTCCGCCGCAAGATCCTCAAGGCGATCGAACTGCGCAGCGGTGTACTCCAGCAGCGCGGCGACCCGCTCGGTGCCAGGCACCGTGCGCATTGCGAGCAGCGCGACGGATTCGCCGACCTGGGGCAGCGCGAGGAAGGAGTCGCGGAGTGCGCCGAGTTCACGCGGCGTGACCCGCCCCGCGGCGGCGCGCGCGGCGAGCCGTTCGACGTCGCGCACTCCATCGAGTGCGGCACGGAGCGTGGCACGCGCACTCCCCGCCTCGACCAGTGCGGCGACGGCGTCGAGCCGTGCCTCGATGCGCACCGGATCGCGGAGCGGCGAGAGCACCCATTGCCGCAACAGGCGCGCGCCCATCGGCGTCTGGGTGCGGTCGAGTGTCTCGACCAGCGTGACGCCCTTGGCACCGGCGCGCAGCGGCTCCACCAACTCGAGATTGCGGCGCGTCATCTCGTCGAGCCAGCAGAGTTCGTCGGGCCGGCGCACATCGGGGCGCGCGAGCTGCGGCAGTCCCTGCGGTTGCAACTCCAGCGCATAGCGGAGCAGCGCCCCGCCGGCACCGACCGCGGCGGCATCGTCGGTCGCGATGCCGAGGGCATCGAGCGAGGCAATCGCCAGGCGACGGCTCAGCTCCTCGGCGGCGAGCGCCGGATCGAACTCCCAGCGTTCGCGCTCGGTGCGGAGGATCTCCGGCTCGAGCACCACCTCACTCTCGCGCGGCACCACCACTTCGGCGGGCGAGAGGCGTCCGAGCGCTTCGGCGAGCCCATCGGCCGCCACCGTCTCGAGGATGAACTCGCCGGTGGTCAGGTCGAGCGCGGCGACACCCACGGCTTCACCGGCACCACGGGGCGCGACGGCGACGAGCCAGTTGTTGCGCGACCCCGGCGTCCACTCCTCGTCGAGGAACGCGCCTGGTGTCACCGTCTCGACGACGGCGCGCTTGACGATTCCTTTGGCGAACTTCGGATCCTCGATCTGCTCGCACACCGCCACGCGGAAGCCGGCGGCAATGAATTGGCGCAGATAGCCGGCGGCTGCCTTCACGGGCACGCCCGCGAGCGGCACCCCATCGCCCCGCGACGTCAACGTGATGTTGAGGACCCGCGCCGCGACCTGCGCGTCCTCGAAGAACATCTCGTAGAAATCGCCCATCCGAAAGAAGAGGATCGCGTCGGGATGACGCGCCTTGATCTCGCGGTACTGGAGGAGGAGGGGGGAGTCGGTCAATCAGATCTCAACGTCGGAGAAATTGATGTTGTGGTGAGGGGTGAGGGGGGAGAGGCATCCGCCCCCTCCCCCCTCCCCCCTCACTCCTCACATTCGCTTCACGGAGCTTTCACAACAAACGGCGCTCCACCCACCGCCGCCTTGAGCTTCCCCACGGCGGCCACCGCCGCCTCGCGCGTCGAGAATGGCCCGGCCTGCAACTTCGTCAGGCCCTTGGGGCCGGCGACGCGATACGCCATGTAGCCGGCCTTCTCGATCTGCTGCGTCGCGCGGCGGATCGACGCGGGGTCGCTGATTGCGGCCACCTGCACGCGCCATGGCGAGGTGGTGGACTTCCCCGCGGTGGTCGGTGCCGACGGCGGGGCCGTCGTGGTGGTGGGCGTTGAAGTGACAGGCGTCTTTGGCGGCATCACCTCGGGGCGCTTGAGACTGTCGCTCTTGGGGATCGCCGCGAGCCGCGCCAATTCCTCCGGCGTGCAGCGCTGCTTCGCGAACTCGAGCTGGTTCTTCAGTTCGAGGTCGCTGCCGACCTGCTGCAGCCCGCGCGTGATCCAGTCGCACGCCAGCGGCCCTTCGCGACGCTCGAAGGCGGCGCGTGCGCCGAAGAGCGCCGCCACCGGAATCACCGCCGACTCGGGAAAGTCAGTGAAGATGCGCTTCACGCGCAGCACGGCGCTCTCGCTGTTGCCGCTGCCGTAGTCGAGTTGGGCCAGGCGCAGCATCGCCTTGTCGGCCCATGCCGAGTTGGCGTGCTCGACCGCGATGCGCGCGTACTGGAGCCGGGCCTCACCCAGCGTCTTCGCCACCGCCGCCGAGGTGTAGAGCGCCTCGGGGAAGGCGGCGTCGGTCGCCCGGGTCTGCGAGAGAATCCGGCCGATCACGGCGCGCGCGGAATCGCCATACCCCTCCTGCGCCAGCCGGGTGACTTCGACGAAGCGCGGCGTGGTCGGGGGGAGCGGCGCCTGGGCGGCGGCCGGGGCGGCGGCGGCGGCGAGGATCACGACGAGGGCGAGCACGGGCGCAGCATGCTGCGCCCATACACCTGCGTACGGGCGCAGCATGCTGCGCCCCGACATGACGGGCACCTGCCCGCGGCGCGCGCATCGCGCGGGGCTCACGCCGCCTTCCGCGCGCGCGACGTCGCCAGCATCAAGACGAGATCGGTCACGATCCCTCCTTCATCGGAAATCGTGGTGTTCTTGAGGGCCGCATCGGCCGCGAGAGTCGCGGCGATCGCGGTGCGGAGGCGGGGCAACGACCAGCGCCCGACCACCTCGCCCACCAAGGCCGCGAACGGAGGATAACTACCCACGTTCGGGCGAATCTTGAACATCAGGCTCTTGACCTGTTCGGCCAGCTGCCGATCACGGATCTTCTTCGCCTCGGCGGTGCAGCGGCCCCAGCGGAGCACCAGCAGCGAGGTGCCGAGCAGATTGACCAACCGGACCCCGGAGACACCACTCAGCGCGAGCACCTGCGGAACCAGCGCAATGGCGCGGGCGGTGTCGTCGCGGAGCACGGCGTCGCGCCAGTCCTCGACCGTTTCGCCGAAGCGGATCCCCACCAGCGACCCGACCGTCTCGCGATCGATCGGCCCGGAGACCTCGAGCGAGGAGAGCTTGGCCACCTCGGCCGTCAACGTCCCCAGATCGCCACCGGTGGCCCGGAGGAGGTGCTCCAGCGCATCGGGCGCGAGGGTGATCCCGGCACCCTGCAGCCGGTCCTCCAGCCAGGCGTCGAGCGCCTCGCCCAGCAGAGCCTTGCAGTCGATCACGGTGCAGTGCGCGGCGAGGTCGGCATCGGGGTCCTCGTCGTTCCCCTGGACGAAGATCAGCACCGTCTCCGGCGCCGGCTTCTCGAGGTAGCGCACCGCGGGCTGCTTCCCCTTGCTCTTCCGCTTCCACGACTCGATGTCGCGAACCACCACCACGCGCACGTCGGCCATCATCGGCAGCGTGCTGCACGCCGCGGCGAGCTCGTCGGGCTCGAGATTGGAGGCGGAGAGATAGTCGAGGTTGAAGTCGCGCAGCCCGGGGTCGAGCGCCCGATCGAGCAGCGCCGCCAGCGCCTCATCCTTGAGGATCGCCTCGCTGCCGGCCAGATAGAACGCCCCGCGGGGAGGGGTCTTGGCAAGGGCGCGCTGGAGCTGGGGAAGGGAGAGGACGGCCATGGGGGAATGATAAGCGGCGGAGAGCAGGGGGTGAAACGTCAAACGTGAAACGGTCGCTGCCCGCAGGCTCCCGTTTCACGTCTCACCTTTCACGAGCCATTTCGGCGTGTGGTTACCGGATCGGCCTCACATTGAACCGCGCACTCAGCGCATGCACCATCCCATCCGACGGTTCGATATCGCTCACCCGCAACAGCTCCACGCCGATCTGCAACGCACGATTGTGCGCGCGACAGTGGCCGCACGTGCCCGAGTGCTCGCGCATGCGATGCGCCAACTCGGGATCGTTGCCGTCCCGAAAATCGGAGTAGTAGCGGCCGAACTCGCGACAGTTCATCTCTGGAGGGACTCCTGCGCGGGGGGAGGAGGTAAGGGAGTGTACGTCGAGATTGGGATGTGCGAAAGGGGGGTGCGTCAGAGAATGCCGACCGTCAAAATCCCCGATGTCAACGCACTGTGACACCGGGGATATGAAATGGTTCCGCCGCGTCGTTCCGGTCAGTCGAGGAAGGGCGCGATCATCTGCTGGAAGGAGGTCCGGGCCCGGTTCAGTCGGCTCTTCACCGTGCCCAGGTTGGTGTTGGTGACCTCGGCGATATCCTCGTAGCTCTTCCCCTCCAGCTCGCGCAGCACGAAGACAATGCGGTGGTGCGGCGAGAGTCGGGCGACCGTCGCCTCCACCAGTTCGCGGAGGTGACGGTTGGCGAAGAGGTCGTCCGGACGCGAGCGGGAATCCTCGAACTCGAGCGTCCGCCCCTCGTGCTCCCCCGGCGCGCGCGACGACTCGTGGAAGACCAGCGGCGAACGGGCGCGGTTCCGCAGCTCGTTCTTCGCGAGATTCGATCCAATGGTGTAGAGCCAGGTGGAAAACTT contains the following coding sequences:
- a CDS encoding Ig-like domain-containing protein, giving the protein MRFTSAVLLAAILAGCSSPASNPITPPPPPPSVSTVTLTPATTTLAVGGTQTLTPALRDVSNAVLTDRTITWQTSDATVATVTGSGVVTAIAPGGPITITATSEGKSGTAQVTVSTPAPAPVNSVAISGGAASIATGATTTFTVTLRDAANVPLTGRAVVWSTSDASVATVSQSGVVTGVTAGGPVTITATSETKSGSAQVTITVPPVTLTMDTFGAESYHTCQLFQGTGTIVYCAGEGQNGQLGRNVVTASQPTPLPVLGGFSFAKVYVGNFFTCALTAAGAPWCWGRGVQGAIGNGGNTDQFAPVAVSGGKTFTRMFLGWGGAACALEASGAAWCWGQGGSGALGDGGVTNQLTPVAAAPGMTFASLSVTAFSTCGLTSAGVAWCWGSSITGAIGHGNFGGSVFAPTQVSGGHLFAEITGGDQSHCGRKADGTVFCWGQNDGGQLGDGTMTNRSVPVAVATAQRFVRIGGGRGGVCGLTAAGAAWCWGAFMGNATTPQLIPGGRVFSEIDVGGEHACGREGVDIYCWGNNVRGQLGNGTTTDSAIPVRATIFT
- a CDS encoding TonB family protein, encoding MRPSLAALASALLLGIAGCGGEPPAAALRAARPVAGGPEIPYPPELFTKKVEGEVLLYLVVDSSGSVIRDSTRIATSSGHPEFDAAAMAAAPGLKFHPATRNDTAVVAPIQVPIRFRLPDSLKTSQ
- a CDS encoding CGNR zinc finger domain-containing protein, whose protein sequence is MPQSQQDIGGVLCVDFANGTDLPEGVDNPAAGRAVARFRVVIHRLLRAEALGEGAADRDLGRLNRILSQGQNHRGVLPAVRGYGWGWIGPAEDLARALWPVAWSAALLLTGPNLARLKCCDGCGRLFVDASRNRSRRWCDMQGCGNRAKVARHRQRVG
- the mutS gene encoding DNA mismatch repair protein MutS — its product is MTDSPLLLQYREIKARHPDAILFFRMGDFYEMFFEDAQVAARVLNITLTSRGDGVPLAGVPVKAAAGYLRQFIAAGFRVAVCEQIEDPKFAKGIVKRAVVETVTPGAFLDEEWTPGSRNNWLVAVAPRGAGEAVGVAALDLTTGEFILETVAADGLAEALGRLSPAEVVVPRESEVVLEPEILRTERERWEFDPALAAEELSRRLAIASLDALGIATDDAAAVGAGGALLRYALELQPQGLPQLARPDVRRPDELCWLDEMTRRNLELVEPLRAGAKGVTLVETLDRTQTPMGARLLRQWVLSPLRDPVRIEARLDAVAALVEAGSARATLRAALDGVRDVERLAARAAAGRVTPRELGALRDSFLALPQVGESVALLAMRTVPGTERVAALLEYTAAQFDRLEDLAAELARGLVERPPVTLADGGVIAQGYDAELDELRDLRDNGKQALASIQQRERERTGISSLKVGFNKVFGYFLEVTHANTSAVPEDYERRQTLSNAERYVTPELKDYEAKVLGAEERIGEREATLFGALRDLVGRAITRVQGTARLLARLDVLASLADTAVNERYVRPVVHDGYGLTLRGSRHPVIERMMPRERFVPNDVHFDEVERVHLVTGPNMAGKSTILRQIGLNVVLAQMGSFVPCREAWIGVVDRLFTRVGASDNLARGQSTFMVEMSETSAILHNATARSLVLLDEIGRGTSTYDGVAIAWAVTEYLHDRIGCRTMFATHYHELMQLPEQLAHARNCNVAVRESGDGIVFLHRLEAGGTDRSYGIHVAQLAGLPSGVVGRAKEVLVILEADHRVVEGPPPANPDPTQPSLFDLLQAGISSSGEHRATGPSVRAQREAVGAQHASPLRTPPPSDAQRRAAELAERLRALDPNQMTPMEALQELARLKSGMMDDR
- a CDS encoding SPOR domain-containing protein codes for the protein MLRPYAGVWAQHAAPVLALVVILAAAAAPAAAQAPLPPTTPRFVEVTRLAQEGYGDSARAVIGRILSQTRATDAAFPEALYTSAAVAKTLGEARLQYARIAVEHANSAWADKAMLRLAQLDYGSGNSESAVLRVKRIFTDFPESAVIPVAALFGARAAFERREGPLACDWITRGLQQVGSDLELKNQLEFAKQRCTPEELARLAAIPKSDSLKRPEVMPPKTPVTSTPTTTTAPPSAPTTAGKSTTSPWRVQVAAISDPASIRRATQQIEKAGYMAYRVAGPKGLTKLQAGPFSTREAAVAAVGKLKAAVGGAPFVVKAP
- the holA gene encoding DNA polymerase III subunit delta — encoded protein: MAVLSLPQLQRALAKTPPRGAFYLAGSEAILKDEALAALLDRALDPGLRDFNLDYLSASNLEPDELAAACSTLPMMADVRVVVVRDIESWKRKSKGKQPAVRYLEKPAPETVLIFVQGNDEDPDADLAAHCTVIDCKALLGEALDAWLEDRLQGAGITLAPDALEHLLRATGGDLGTLTAEVAKLSSLEVSGPIDRETVGSLVGIRFGETVEDWRDAVLRDDTARAIALVPQVLALSGVSGVRLVNLLGTSLLVLRWGRCTAEAKKIRDRQLAEQVKSLMFKIRPNVGSYPPFAALVGEVVGRWSLPRLRTAIAATLAADAALKNTTISDEGGIVTDLVLMLATSRARKAA
- a CDS encoding sigma-70 family RNA polymerase sigma factor, with translation MTAIAFLSFTLPGADAPARERPTMVASSASDAANIENSRLVAAHLAGDERAFGELVRRYQTRLLNFIFRMIGDRERAEDLVQEAFVRVHRHLHRFDQSRKFSTWLYTIGSNLAKNELRNRARSPLVFHESSRAPGEHEGRTLEFEDSRSRPDDLFANRHLRELVEATVARLSPHHRIVFVLRELEGKSYEDIAEVTNTNLGTVKSRLNRARTSFQQMIAPFLD